The genomic region TTAATTATTTTAGTTTTTTCCATTAATACCATTCCAACTCTAATAGCTCCAATCGCTTTATCTTACGAGGATATTAGTGAAAGACAAGCATTAGAAAAACAACTTCAGGAGCTTGAAGCGCAAATTGATGAATATCAAGGAAACATTGCTGTTCTTCAAAAACAAGCAAATAGTTTAAGTCAAACAATTAAACTATTGGACGCTCAAATTAATAAATTAAACCTTCAAATTAAAGCCACTAATTTGCAGTTGCAAAAATTAGATAGTGAAATCGGCACCATCAAAGTTAATGTTACAAAAACACAGAAAGATATTGATGAGACTCAAGATATGCTCGTATATGCTTTAAAAAGAATTTATGAAGAAGGCCAGAAAACTTTATTGGTAGTTTTTTTGAGTGAAAACACTTTATCCGATGCCTTCACGGCTGTCAATGATTTAACCAGTTTACAAACTCAGATTAAAAACAATCTGGAACAACTGGTAAATTTAAAAACGGCGCTAGTGGAACAAAAAGAGAATTTAACTAATGAAAGAGAGGAGGTTTTAAGATTAAAATCATTACAAGAAGTGCAAAAAAGACAATTAGAAGCAACTAAAAAAGAGAAAGATGATTTGATGAGGATAACCAAAGGCCAAGAAAGCAGATATCAGGAATTGTTGAAAAAAACTCAACAAACCGCTTCACAAATCAGAAGCAGGATTTTTAGTTTGTTAGGCGGAGGTGAATTAAGTTTTGAAGATGCTTATAAATTAGCAAAATTTGCTGGCGATCAAACGAGGGTGCGACCAGCTCTGCTTTTAGCCGTTTTGGATAGAGAATCAGCTTTTGGTAGAAATGTTGGACGTTGCAATTGGAAAACAGCAATGCACCCAACAAGAGATCAACCAATTTTTCTTCAAATTGTTCAGGAATTGGGCATTAGTCCTGATAGTGTTTATGTTTCGTGCGCTAATTCTGATGGTGCTTATGGAGGAGCAATGGGACCAGCGCAATTCATTCCTTCCACTTGGTGGCAATACAAAAATAGAATAGCAGCGATAACAGGAAATAATCCACCGTCTCCATGGAGAAATGTAGACGCATTTGTGGCGATGGCCTTGCTTC from Patescibacteria group bacterium harbors:
- a CDS encoding lytic murein transglycosylase gives rise to the protein MSKNLDKPKIVVDVLTKGKNSVFDKLPDPLGRSFSRLYRLPKIIRHFFIAGLIILVFSINTIPTLIAPIALSYEDISERQALEKQLQELEAQIDEYQGNIAVLQKQANSLSQTIKLLDAQINKLNLQIKATNLQLQKLDSEIGTIKVNVTKTQKDIDETQDMLVYALKRIYEEGQKTLLVVFLSENTLSDAFTAVNDLTSLQTQIKNNLEQLVNLKTALVEQKENLTNEREEVLRLKSLQEVQKRQLEATKKEKDDLMRITKGQESRYQELLKKTQQTASQIRSRIFSLLGGGELSFEDAYKLAKFAGDQTRVRPALLLAVLDRESAFGRNVGRCNWKTAMHPTRDQPIFLQIVQELGISPDSVYVSCANSDGAYGGAMGPAQFIPSTWWQYKNRIAAITGNNPPSPWRNVDAFVAMALLLKDLGADKQTYAAEREAAARYYAGSRWRSFLYSYGQWVVEKAQKYEADIRNSNLGIFKLDKELAMIRN